The window CATCCATCAGGATGTCGACGAGAAGAAGAAGTATTATTCGCGCGATGTGACTAGAACCGTCCTATATAACAGCAGTTATGATCTGTTTGAGTCCAAAACTGCAAGCTGGAGGGATACGTTGAGCATTTCGGTTAATTCAGGCTCTCATCTTCTCCATCCTATGGACTTGCCCGCTGTTTGCAGGTATTGTTGTTTGTCTATGTAACTATGTAAGGGATTGTCGACTGTGCTCTTATATATTGTTTCCaactttccttgttctccTATCCAATGTATATGTTTCATGATTTGTAGATATTCAACACTTGAATACTCCAAACATGTCGAAAAGTTGGGAAAGATTGTGTTGGGGATATTATCTGAGGCACTTGGACTACAAACTGACTTCTTGGAAAACATGGAATGTCTAAAAGGGCATCGTCTCCATTGCCACTACTATCCAGCATGCCCTGAGCCTGAGCTTGCGATCGGATTGACAAAACATTCAGATACTGGTTTCCTCACAATTCTTCTACAGAATCAACTTGTTAGCGGACTCCAGGTTCTGTATGACGGTCGGTGGATTGATATTCAACCAGTTGAAGGAGGTTTAGTCATAAACATTGGTGATCTTCTTCAggtacatatatttataactGATTTTAGAAAAGGATCTAAATGGGACTGATTTACATATTATGTTGGGATTAGTTGGCGTCAAATGGGAAATTCAGGAGCAGTGAGCACAGAGCGATAGCAAATCGCACCGGTCCAAGAATTTCTGTGGGGTGTTTTTTCTCTGGACCTGTAACTAACTCGAACAAGATCTATGGCCCTATCGACCAACTCATTACACAAGAAAACCCTGCAGTTTACAAAGAGATTGTGCTTTCTGAATATCTAAAGAAGTTCCTCTCTACTGGACTCGACAACTATTGTGCTCTTGATTATTACAAGCTCTGAGCATGCTTGCTAATGAATAAAGAAAGCATCAACCCCTcaacttatatatatgtggaGTACCTGTAAGATAGtactatcatatttttaatatttcaatagtGTTGTCAATAAGAAATGAGGGTGCAATAGTGTAAAAAAGACGTTTAGTACTGTATTAATTCGGtgaattttcagattttgagCCATAAAGATGatgtaattttgtttgatgaatagatattataatggaaatataataaacagaGAAAacgaaatatgataaaaactATAACTACATAGAAGAATCTCACACTCAATAGAATAAACTTTATATACCCAACagaaaatttgttaaatagtCACGCACATATTGTTCCCTAgcaaaaatctgaaaaaagaGCATATCTCATTTCACCATAATATTCTTACATCACACCGAACAGGATGCCAACTGCAATATGCAACAAGAATCGAGACCCTTTTATTCTTCCCCCCCTCTTGGCTCTTGTTATATGTATGCTGCGTATGATACGATATGAGAAAATCTATTAGAGCTGCTCTCGGAAGCTCTTGGCCTAAAAAAGGATCACCTAGGAGCGTTGAAATGTGGGCTCGGTCGCACTTTCATCGGCCACTACTACCCACCGTGCCCTGAGCCAGAGCTCACAATGGGCACCAGCAACCACACTCATCCCTCCTTCCTAACAATTCTTCTACAAGATCAAATTGGAGGCCTCCAAGCTTTGCACAACAATTAGTACATAAATGTGGACCCTCTGCCTGGAAGCTTGGTTGTCAACATTGGAGATATGTTGCAGGTTTTGTATGTGAATGTTTTGTAGATTCTGACAAATGATGAGTTCATAAGCCCAGATCATAGAGTTGTAGCCAACCGGGCTGGGCCAAGAATCTCGGTTGCCGGTTTCTTCACCGGTGATGGTATTTCTGGGACGGTATACAGCCCAATCGTATCAGAAAACAACCGCGCTCGATACAAGGACTTCACAGTCAGGGACTacatttccaagttttttGCGCGCCCGATTGATAAATCTGGTCTTGATGA is drawn from Salvia hispanica cultivar TCC Black 2014 chromosome 6, UniMelb_Shisp_WGS_1.0, whole genome shotgun sequence and contains these coding sequences:
- the LOC125195846 gene encoding 1-aminocyclopropane-1-carboxylate oxidase homolog 1-like gives rise to the protein MADSSAIDERIEMLKAFDDTKAGVKGLNDAGLFKLPEIFVRPPEEVAAELKHEKAQVQVEVPVIDLSSVDDAGRRKQIVEQVRSAAETWGFFQVVNHGIPLSVLDGVIDGVRSFIHQDVDEKKKYYSRDVTRTVLYNSSYDLFESKTASWRDTLSISVNSGSHLLHPMDLPAVCRYSTLEYSKHVEKLGKIVLGILSEALGLQTDFLENMECLKGHRLHCHYYPACPEPELAIGLTKHSDTGFLTILLQNQLVSGLQVLYDGRWIDIQPVEGGLVINIGDLLQLASNGKFRSSEHRAIANRTGPRISVGCFFSGPVTNSNKIYGPIDQLITQENPAVYKEIVLSEYLKKFLSTGLDNYCALDYYKL